One part of the Clarias gariepinus isolate MV-2021 ecotype Netherlands chromosome 24, CGAR_prim_01v2, whole genome shotgun sequence genome encodes these proteins:
- the LOC128512076 gene encoding NACHT, LRR and PYD domains-containing protein 1b allele 2-like, with the protein MEGKGEVLYRIVPWDDSVLDDLGQKEPAGPLYSIECIEGSIRHLHFPHCETCKDKGKLTVAHVTGGVAIIQPLTVTNTHVIIKIQNLSCFGLTQRCSGSPIKAQVLLFYKKMTDHRINKLHIHLLPANVPVKEVQKQHESYMYIETTSNCDLSPGKKYRPCCKSTDHEYAPKPEVVKFHRDYGPNFHPTFEVSLNFEATEVTLILLDKRGKPVWTPPEVLLTGTARASLRLDSTGADFVDNHREELIQRLPSVMEIADRLIGKEMISNEMYSSIKMKETPQDKMRELYMCLDSGGTSVKAEFYKILREKASYIVDDLSQA; encoded by the exons ATGGAAGGTAAAGGGGAGGTCCTGTACAGAATTGTGCCCTGGGATGACAGTGTGTTAGATGACTTAGGCCAAAAGGAGCCTGCAGGACCTCTGTACAGTATTGAATGCATTGAAGGTTCGATCCGTCACCTGCACTTTCCACATTGTGAGACCT GTAAAGACAAGGGTAAACTGACTGTGGCACATGTGACTGGTGGTGTGGCGATCATTCAGCCGCTAACAGTAACAAATACACACGTGATTATAAAAATTCAGAATCTCTCCTGCTTTGGTTTAACACAGCGTTGTAGTGGATCTCCTATCAAAGCCCAAGTTCTACTGTTCTACAAAAAAATGACAGACCACAGGATTAATAAACTGCACATCCACCTGTTGCCAGCAAATGTGCCAGTTAAAGAG GTGcagaaacaacatgaaagctACATGTACATTGAGACAACCTCCAATTGTGATCTGAGCCCAGGTAAAAAATACAGACCATGCTGTAAATCTACTGACCACGAATACGCACCCAAACCAGAG GTAGTTAAGTTTCATCGTGACTATGGCCCCAACTTTCATCCTACATTCGAGGTGTCCTTAAATTTTGAGGCTACTGAAGTTACATTAATACTTTTGGATAAAAGAGGCAAACCGGTGTGGACTCCACCTGAAGTCTTGCTTACAG GTACAGCGAGAGCCTCACTCAGATTGGATTCTACAG GTGCTGACTTTGTTGATAATCACAGGGAAGAGCTTATTCAGAGACTTCCCTCTGTAATGGAGATTGCAGACCGTCTAATAGGCAAGGAAATGATCAGTAatgaaatgtacagtagcatTAAGATGAAGGAAACACCACAAGATAAAATGAGAGAACTGTACATGTGTCTCGACTCAGGAGGAACATCTGTGAAAGCAGAATTTTATAAAATCCTCAGGGAGAAAGCGAGTTACATAGTGGATGATTTAAGTCAAGCCTAG